One genomic segment of Williamwhitmania sp. includes these proteins:
- the hydF gene encoding [FeFe] hydrogenase H-cluster maturation GTPase HydF has product MAKGKESFPHIGIYGRRNSGKSTTINFLAGQDVAIVSDVAGTTTDPVKKSFEITGFGPVVLIDTAGIDDEGELGRLRIEKTLESIKSADLALLVVTSNNINGSEEMLIEEFAKTDTPFIVVHNQSDRRPLLPEFSTTIADRYHVPVVAISALKKEGLEPLLKVVKETIPEYSFKAPSLLGDLVGYGDVVLLITPIDVEAPAGRLILPQVQAIRDVLDNDAVAIVLKEREVDGFLRKTGIKPALAVTDSQIFNKADAAIPRDIPLTSFSTLLARFKGDFESYLKGTPKIATLKDGDKILILESCTHHVSCDDIGRVKIPRWISQFTGKKLTFEVVTGLDKLPTDIKDYALVIQCGGCVITRKQLMNRLRPAVQAGVPVTNYGMAIAYVQGIYNRAIAPFTNQQSDPREYL; this is encoded by the coding sequence ATGGCAAAGGGCAAAGAATCGTTTCCTCATATTGGCATTTACGGCAGAAGAAACTCGGGTAAGAGCACAACCATCAACTTTTTGGCAGGTCAGGATGTGGCCATCGTTTCCGACGTGGCTGGCACCACCACCGACCCGGTAAAGAAGTCGTTTGAGATTACTGGTTTTGGACCCGTCGTGCTGATTGATACCGCCGGCATTGATGATGAGGGCGAGTTGGGACGGCTAAGGATTGAGAAAACTTTGGAGTCTATTAAGTCAGCGGACCTTGCCTTGCTTGTTGTCACCAGCAACAACATTAATGGTAGCGAGGAGATGCTGATAGAGGAGTTTGCCAAGACAGACACCCCTTTTATTGTTGTCCACAACCAGAGCGACCGTAGACCGCTTCTTCCCGAATTCTCCACTACTATAGCTGACCGTTACCACGTTCCAGTGGTAGCCATCAGTGCGCTAAAAAAGGAGGGGTTAGAGCCGCTGCTAAAAGTTGTTAAGGAAACTATTCCAGAGTATAGTTTCAAGGCGCCATCTCTCCTTGGAGACCTTGTTGGCTACGGCGATGTGGTGTTGCTCATAACCCCCATCGACGTGGAGGCACCAGCAGGAAGGCTCATTCTGCCACAAGTGCAAGCAATACGGGACGTGCTCGACAACGATGCCGTCGCCATTGTTCTTAAGGAGCGGGAGGTAGATGGATTTCTAAGAAAAACTGGCATCAAGCCAGCGCTGGCAGTCACCGATAGCCAAATCTTCAACAAGGCCGACGCGGCAATTCCACGCGATATTCCGCTCACCAGCTTCAGCACGCTGCTGGCGCGCTTCAAGGGCGACTTTGAGAGTTACCTCAAAGGCACACCCAAAATTGCAACGCTCAAGGATGGTGATAAAATTCTAATTTTAGAGAGCTGCACCCATCACGTCTCCTGCGACGATATTGGCCGGGTGAAAATTCCCCGCTGGATTAGCCAATTCACCGGCAAGAAGCTAACGTTTGAAGTGGTAACCGGGCTGGATAAACTGCCCACCGACATTAAGGATTATGCGTTGGTAATACAGTGCGGAGGCTGCGTAATTACTCGTAAGCAGCTGATGAACCGGCTTCGTCCCGCCGTTCAGGCTGGCGTTCCGGTAACCAACTACGGCATGGCCATTGCCTACGTTCAAGGAATTTACAACCGGGCTATTGCACCATTCACTAACCAGCAATCCGACCCTAGAGAATACCTGTAG